From one Kiloniellales bacterium genomic stretch:
- a CDS encoding DUF4198 domain-containing protein — MSRKILSALLAWAALVSPAVAHYGMIIPSDPMISQEDGRSVALTLSFSHPFEGDGMVLERPAAFSVTHGGETTDLLGTLEKASVMEEPGFTLEYRLERPGTYVFAMEPQPYWEPGEDAFIIHYTKTYVTAYGDDEGWDSELGLKTEIVPLSKPFGLWEHNVFQGIVKLDGKPVPYAEVEVEFYNETAGATAPDELMITQTVKADGNGVFTYAPPASGWWGFAALNTADYTLPQNGEDKAVELGAVIWVHFEPWTGR; from the coding sequence ATGTCCCGAAAAATCCTCTCCGCCCTCCTGGCCTGGGCGGCTCTCGTCTCGCCCGCGGTCGCGCATTACGGGATGATCATTCCGTCCGACCCCATGATCAGCCAGGAAGACGGGCGCAGCGTCGCATTGACGCTGTCGTTCTCGCATCCGTTCGAAGGGGACGGGATGGTTCTGGAGCGTCCGGCCGCCTTCTCGGTCACCCATGGCGGCGAAACGACCGATCTCCTCGGCACGTTGGAAAAGGCGTCGGTCATGGAGGAGCCGGGCTTCACCCTCGAGTATCGGCTGGAGCGTCCCGGCACTTACGTCTTCGCGATGGAGCCGCAGCCCTACTGGGAGCCGGGCGAGGACGCATTCATCATTCACTACACCAAGACCTACGTGACCGCCTATGGCGACGACGAGGGGTGGGACAGCGAGCTTGGTCTGAAAACCGAGATCGTGCCGCTGTCGAAGCCGTTTGGCTTGTGGGAGCACAATGTCTTTCAGGGCATCGTCAAGCTCGACGGCAAACCGGTGCCCTACGCCGAGGTGGAGGTCGAGTTCTACAACGAAACCGCCGGAGCGACCGCGCCTGACGAACTGATGATCACCCAGACCGTCAAGGCCGACGGGAACGGTGTGTTCACCTACGCCCCGCCGGCGTCGGGCTGGTGGGGCTTTGCCGCCCTGAACACGGCCGACTATACCCTGCCGCAGAATGGCGAGGACAAGGCAGTAGAACTGGGCGCCGTGATCTGGGTGCATTTCGAGCCCTGGACCGGTCGGTGA
- a CDS encoding ABC transporter permease produces MNAAFLAFAYLRYHRVQSLVLVLVLALILVVPLATRILLAESEASLTARAEATPLLLGRRGSALDLTMAALYFSDDRPDALPMAEAEAVWDSGLATPIPLHTAFETNGFRIIGTSLDYFDFRGLTVEEGRGLAVLGEAVVGATVARKLDLAIGDTLVSAPQNLFDLAGVYPLEMPVVGILAPTNTPDDEAVFVDLKTTWVISGIGHGHEDVVSAADLEAGADVTAAASIVQYQRITPENIDSFHFHGDADDYPVSAVVVVPPDVRSATILRGRYLDPDGTSQLLQPAQVVQGLVDRIFRIRAVLDVVTGIIALAALAALGLAIFLSFRLRAREVETAVKLGARRGMVLQLLAAETLMILCASLVIAIAAALVVRHNANAWVGWLLTLGS; encoded by the coding sequence ATGAACGCCGCGTTCCTTGCCTTCGCCTACCTCCGTTACCACCGGGTTCAAAGCCTTGTCCTTGTGCTGGTGTTGGCGCTGATCCTCGTCGTGCCGCTTGCAACGCGCATCCTGCTGGCCGAGAGCGAAGCCTCCCTGACCGCCCGGGCCGAAGCGACGCCGCTCTTGCTCGGTCGCCGGGGTAGCGCGCTCGATCTGACCATGGCGGCGCTTTACTTCTCCGACGATCGGCCGGACGCCCTGCCCATGGCCGAAGCGGAGGCTGTCTGGGACAGCGGCCTTGCCACACCAATTCCTCTACACACGGCATTTGAAACGAACGGGTTCCGCATAATCGGCACGTCGCTCGACTATTTCGACTTTCGGGGCCTGACCGTGGAAGAGGGTCGCGGTCTGGCGGTACTGGGCGAGGCCGTGGTAGGCGCGACCGTTGCCCGTAAGTTGGATCTTGCAATCGGCGACACGCTGGTCTCGGCACCGCAGAATCTCTTCGACCTGGCCGGCGTCTATCCACTCGAGATGCCGGTCGTCGGCATCCTCGCGCCGACCAACACGCCGGACGATGAAGCCGTCTTTGTGGACCTCAAGACCACGTGGGTCATCTCGGGGATTGGCCACGGGCACGAGGATGTGGTCAGCGCCGCCGACCTCGAGGCCGGCGCGGATGTCACGGCGGCGGCAAGCATCGTTCAGTATCAGCGCATAACGCCGGAGAACATCGACAGCTTTCATTTTCACGGTGACGCAGACGACTACCCGGTCTCCGCTGTCGTTGTCGTGCCGCCGGACGTGCGATCGGCGACGATCCTGCGGGGACGCTACCTGGATCCCGATGGCACGTCTCAGCTGCTTCAGCCCGCGCAGGTCGTCCAGGGCCTTGTCGACCGGATCTTCCGGATCCGCGCGGTGCTCGACGTCGTGACGGGCATTATCGCGCTTGCAGCGCTTGCGGCGCTCGGCCTTGCGATCTTCCTGTCCTTCCGGCTGAGGGCACGTGAGGTCGAAACCGCCGTCAAGCTTGGGGCGCGACGCGGCATGGTCCTTCAGCTCTTGGCGGCAGAGACCCTCATGATACTTTGCGCGTCGTTGGTGATAGCCATTGCAGCAGCGCTAGTCGTGCGGCACAACGCAAATGCCTGGGTCGGCTGGCTGCTAACCCTCGGAAGCTGA